From Acinonyx jubatus isolate Ajub_Pintada_27869175 chromosome B2, VMU_Ajub_asm_v1.0, whole genome shotgun sequence, a single genomic window includes:
- the LOC113593893 gene encoding putative olfactory receptor 2B8: MDPKNGSSFTGFILLGFSDRPQLERVLFVVLLIFYLLTLLGNTTIIALSRLDPHLQTPMYFFLSNLSFLDLCYTTSTVPQLLVHLRGADKSISFAACVAQLFVSLWLGSTECILLGVMAIDRYAAICRPLHYTVIMHPRLCALMASASWFIGFANSSLQTVLTFLVPLCGRNKIDHFLCEVPPLLKLACVDTTVNESELFFVGVIILLIPVALITFSYGRIVRAVLRIKSAAGQRKVFGTCGSHLTVVSLFYGTAIYAYLQPSNNYSQDQGKFISLFYTIVTPMVNPFIYTLRNKDVTGAMRKVFCGGYDSR, from the coding sequence ATGGACCCGAAAAATGGAAGTTCTTTCACTGGCTTTATCCTGCTGGGTTTCTCTGACCGGCCTCAGCTGGAGCGAGTCCTCTTTGTGGTTCTTCTCATCTTCTATCTTCTCACCCTGCTGGGAAACACAACCATCATTGCATTGTCCCGCCTAGACCCACACCTGCAGactcccatgtactttttcctgtCCAACCTAAGCTTTCTGGACCTGTGTTACACGACCAGCACTGTTCCTCAGCTGCTGGTTCATCTCAGGGGAGCAGACAAGTCTATCTCCTTTGCTGCTTGTGTAGCTCAGCTCTTCGTCTCTCTATGGTTAGGATCCACAGAATGCATTCTGTTGGGGGTGATGGCAATTGACCGCTATGCAGCCATATGCAGACCCCTGCACTACACAGTGATCATGCACCCCCGTCTCTGTGCCCTGATGGCTTCTGCATCATGGTTCATTGGTTTTGCCAACTCCTCATTGCAGACGGTGCTCACCTTCCTTGTACCACTTtgtgggagaaataaaatagaccATTTCCTTTGTGAGGTTCCCCCACTGCTCAAGCTTGCCTGTGTTGACACCACTGTGAATGAGTCTGAGCTCTTCTTTGTCGGTGTGATCATTCTTCTCATACCTGTGGCATTAATCACGTTCTCCTATGGTCGAATCGTCAGGGCAGTGTTAAGAATAAAGTCAGCCGCAGGACAGAGGAAAGTGTTTGGGACATGTGGGTCCCACCTCACGGTGGTCTCCCTGTTCTATGGCACGGCCATCTATGCTTACCTCCAGCCCAGCAACAACTACTCCCAGGATCAGGGCaagttcatttctctcttctacaCCATCGTCACCCCCATGGTCAACCCCTTCATCTACACCCTGCGGAACAAGGATGTGACAGGAGCAATGAGGAAGGTATTCTGTGGGGGCTATGACTCCAGATGA